Genomic window (Nisaea sp.):
ACAGGATCATCGAGACGGTCCGGCGGGATTTGCCGCTTTTTGGCGGAAGCGATGACACAGAAGGCGCCATTGTCCTGATCCGCGCCGATAACAGCGATTTCTCGGATCACCGCGCTCCGGCGGAATGGCTGCGCTTCGATCTGATCCTGCCGTTCCGCAAGCCCTGATATTCAGCCGCCGTTACCCGCGCATTTGTCATATTGCAGGCCGCAAACGCGTCTTGCCGCTCCCTGATCGATCTGATAGGGCTGCTCGTCGCGCGGAAGCCGGGCTCCCGCGCTATTTCAAGAACAAAGCGCGGGCCGAAGGTCCGGTGAAAGGCGCCTTAATGAAACATCTCCGCTTCCGGTCAGCCCTGTGTGTCCCGGCTTTGCGTTTCTCGTTGACGGCACTGCTTCCAATCCTGGCCCTGAGCGCGATCCTGTCGGCCTTCCCAGCGGCCGCGCAGACCACAAATGCCGCGCCCCAAACCAAACCGGCCGAGCAGGTAGCGATCGATCCGGCGACCACCGTCGTTGCGACCGTTGGCGGCGAGCCGATTTTTCTTTCGGAAATCCTTCAGCAGATCCAGCAGCTGCCGCAGCAGTATCAGCAGGCGCCGATGGAGCAGATCTATCCGCCGATGCTGGACCGGGCGATTGATTCGCGCCTGATCGCGGAAGCGGCGCGCAAAGCGGGGATTCAGGACCGGGACGAGGTCAAAGTCCGGGTGAAACAGGCTGAAACTGACATCATCTCCGAGGTCTATATGACCGATATTGTGAAGGATGCGGTGGACGAGGACGCGTTGCGCAAGCGCTACGAAGAGACGATCAAAGGCGATGCCGATGCAGGCGAGGAAGTTAAAGCCCGCCACATCCTGGTCGCCAATGAAGACGATGCGAAAGCCATTATCGAAGAGCTGAAGAAAGGCGCCGATTTCGCCAAGCTCGCAGAGGAGAAATCCACCGGACCGTCCGGTTCCAGCGGTGGCGATCTCGGTTACTTCACGGCCGATGCCATGGTCCCGGCCTTCTCCGAGGCAGCCTTTGCCATGAAGGCGGGTGAATTCACGGAGGTGCCGGTGAAAACCCAGTTCGGCTGGCATATCATCAAGGTCGAAGACCGTCGTGCCGTGCAGCCGCCGAGCTTCGAGCAGGTGCAGCCCCAGCTGGCGCAGGACATGACCCGCGAAATCCTGACCAAGGCGGTCGAGGAGCTTCGCTCTGGTGTTGATATCAAGCGTTTCGGGCCGGACGGCTCCGAACTTCAGACGAAATAGTCTTTTCACAGGACCCCGATCATGACCGACCAGGTTTCGCCGCTCGCTCCAGCCTCTTTTCCAACACTTCCGGCAATTGCCGGCGTGCGTACAGCCACGGTTTTGTCCGGGATCAAATACAAGAACCGGGACGACGTGCTGGTTGCCGAGCTTGCGCCCGGCACCACCGTCGCCGGAACGCTGACGCGTTCCACGACACCGGGCGCGCCCGTGACCTGGTGCAGGGACATCCTTGCCAAAGGCAGTGGGCGCGGCCTCGTCGTCAATGCCGGAAACGCGAATGTCTTCACCGGTGCCATTGGTGATGCATCGGTGCGGGAAACCGCATCTGCGGCGGCGGGTGTGCTCGGCTGCGCGCCGGATGAGGTGTTCATCGCCTCAACCGGGGTGATTGGCGAGATCCTGCCGCATGACAAGATCATCGCCAAACTGCCGGATGCGAAAGCCAAGCTGACCGAAGGTGGCTGGGACGCGGCGGCGGGCGCGATCCGCACGACGGATACCTTTGCGAAGGGCGCTAGTGCCACGGCCGAGATCGGCGGCAAAACGGTAACCATCGCCGGTATCGCCAAGGGCTCCGGCATGGTGCAGCCGAACATGGCCACGATGCTGAGCTTCGTCTTCACCGATGCGGCGGTTCCGGCGGCAATCCTGCAGGAGATTCTTTCTCCGGCGGTCGACAGGACCTTCAATTCCATTACCGTCGACAGCGATACATCGACCAGCGACACCCTGTTGCTGTTCGCGACTGGTGCTGCCGGGAACGCGGCTCCGGCCTCGGCGTCGGATCCGGCACTTGATAGCTTCAAGCAGGCCTTGGAATCGGTCCTGCGCGAGCTGGCCCTGCTCGTGGTGCGGGACGGTGAGGGCGCGCAGAAGCTGATTGAGGTGCGCGTTACCGGCGCTGTCTCCGATGACTCCGCGCGCAAGATCGCGCTCTCGATTGCCAATTCACCGCTGGTGAAGACGGCCATCGCGGGCGAGGACGCGAACTGGGGACGAGTGGTCATGGCCGTCGGCAAGTCCGAACAGCCGATCGATGTCTCCAGGATCAGTATCGGCTTCGGCGGTGTCGATATTGCCGTCGATGGCAAGCGGAACCCGAATTATGACGAAGCGCCGGTCGCCGCCCATCTGAAGGGGCAGGAAATCGGCATTGATGTTTGCGTCGGTGCCGGAGACGGTACCGCGACCGTCTGGACCTGTGACTTGACCCACGGCTATATCAGCATCAACGCGGATTACCGGAGCTAGGGTTCCGTCCGATGGAAAGCGTGACGACGGAACGGCTCGCCTTCCGGGCTCCGGAGCCTAGTGATGGCGATGTGCTCTACGCGCTGATGAACGATTTCGGCATCGTCAGATATCTGACCTCTGTTCCGTGGCCCTACACGCGTCCGGATGCCGATATCTATATCGAACGTGCGCGGGCCGGGCGTGCGGAGGAAAAGGGACTCTATTACCTGATCCTCGACCGGGATGCGTCGGAGCCTGTCGGCACCATCGACCTGCGTTTCGACCCGGAAGAAACAGCTCATTTCGGCTACTGGCTCGCCACACCGGTCTGGGGGCGGGGCTATGCCAGCGAAGCGCTTGCAGCCCTGCTCGATTTCGGCTTCGGTGCGCTCGGGCTGAGGCGGATCTGGGGCGCGGCGATGCCGGACAACCCGGCCTCGATCCGGGTGATGGAGAAATGCGGGCTTGCCCATGCCGGCACAATGCTTGTGAAGCGCCCGAATTTCGGTGATGAGGTTGATATGATGCAGCTCGACATGCTGCGTTCCGACTGGCAGGCGCGCGGCGGGAAGGTTGTGCCGGTATGAGTGACACCACAGCGAAACCGATTGTCATGGTGGTTGCCGTCGGCCTGATCGATGCGGACGGACGTATATTGCTGGCACAGCGTCCCGAGGGCAAATCCATGGCCGGGCTCTGGGAGTTCCCGGGAGGTAAAGTGGATCCGGGAGAAAGTCCCGAGGACGCGCTGATCCGGGAGTTGCAGGAAGAGCTCGGCATCGACACGAAGGAGAGCTGCCTGGCGCCCTTTACCTTCGCGTCACATGCCTATGAGGATTTCCACCTGCTGATGCCGCTCTATCTCTGTCGCCGCTGGTGGGGAGATATCACGCCGCAAGAAGGGCAGGCGGTCAAATGGGTGCGTCCGATGCGTCTGAAGGACTACCCGATGCCGCCGGCCGATGTGCCCTTGGTGGCGATGCTGCAGGATTATCTCTGAGCCAAATCAGCCCCGCCCGACCCAAGTCAGCCCCGCCCGACAAAGGGCATCTTGGTTGCCATCACCGTCATGAACTGGACGTTCGCGTCGAGCGGCATGCGGGCGATATGGACCGCCGAGCTGGCCACATGTTCCACATCCATGCGCGGTTCGATCATCATCGAGCCGTCCGCTTGCGGCACGCCTTCGCCCTTGACCATGCGCTCGGTCATCGGCGTCACCGCATTGCCGATATCGATCTGACTGCAGACGATGTCGAAGGCGCGGCCATCGAGGGAGATCGATTTCGTCAACCCGGTGATGGCGTGTTTGGTGGAGGTGTAGGGCGCTGAATTCGGCCGCGGCGTATGGGCTGAAATCGAGCCGTTATTGATGATCCGTCCGCCCTGGGGCTTCTGGGCTTTCATCATCGCCATGGCGCGCTGGGCGCACAGGAATGAGCCCGTCAGGTTGACGTCGACCACGGCCTGCCATTGCTCGACGGTCAGCTCGTCCATCGGGATCGCCGGTGTGCCCATCCCGGCATTGTTGAACAGCAGGTCGAGCCGGCCGAAAGTCTTTTTCAGTGCATCGAAAAGTGCATCGACCTCGGCCACCTTGCCGATATCCGCCGGCACCGCGCGCATTGCCCCGCCGCCTTCATGGGCCATCGATGCGGTTTCCTCTAGCGGCTCCAGCCGGCGGCCGGCGAGAACGACATTGTAGCCTTCTTTCTGGAATGCCAGTGCGACTGCACGACCGACACCTGTTCCGGCTCCGGTTACGAGTGCGGTTTTTCCACTCCCCGACATTTTTTTCCTCCCATTTTATTCGTTTGAGAGCGGGAGTGTGTCGCGCGTGGGGCGGCTTGGCACGCGGAAAAACGTAAAGGCTGTCGTGTCAGCTCGGATCGGGTTCCCGCTCGTCTGCGGGGATCTCCGGCAGGAAGGGACTGATCATGAGGTCCGGGTCCTGCGGCTCTTTGCCTGTGGGTTCCACGCTCGCGTCCCGATAGAGCCGGTTACGGGTCTCGTTCAGCTTCATGGCAAGATAATTCCCGTCGGCCCGGGTCATCTCCAGAAGCCGGTTCTTCAATTCGATCTCGATGTTATGCACTTCCTCGATCGATGCCTTTGTCGCGGGCATTTTCTCAAGCCTATCGGTTGTCTCCTTGATCCAGTCGATGGATTTTTGCCGCGTTTGCTGCGCTTCGAGAACCAGTACCGAGAGGCGGTCGAGGATGTATCCGATCTGTTCTGAGTTCTGGTTTCCACAATAGGGGATCAACTTTTTCAGGTAGTCGAAATCTTCCTGGGCCAGCTCGTGGAGCTTTTTCGTGAAGTAGGTGAATTCCAGGTTTTCGACCGCCATGCCGCCTTTCAGCCGGGCCAGAATATTGATGGGCGCATTGCCGCCCGGGATTTTCGAGCAGTCTTCGTCGTTGACGTCCTTCGGGGGCTCATCCGGCTGCGCTTCCTGCGCTCCGGCCAAATGCAGCGCGAAAAACTGCAGGCACAGCGCCGCCAGGATCGCGAGGACAGCCATGCGGGCCGATTTCCCGTAGCTGGTCATTGGAACATCACCCTTTCTGACGTCCGAATTGCTTTTTACATACCATCGATATCACACTCAGGGTGTCGCACCCTCTTGCGGCAATGCAACCTTCATGCCCGGAGTACTTCTGATGAGCGTTCCCGCTTCCGTTGCCGCGTTCGAGCGGACCTACGAGACATGGCAATCGGACAAGCCAGCGGCAACCGGTGCGCGCGGTGCCGTGGCCTCTCAGAATGTCGAAGCGGCCGCCGTCGGGCAATCAATCCTCAA
Coding sequences:
- a CDS encoding SDR family oxidoreductase, encoding MSGSGKTALVTGAGTGVGRAVALAFQKEGYNVVLAGRRLEPLEETASMAHEGGGAMRAVPADIGKVAEVDALFDALKKTFGRLDLLFNNAGMGTPAIPMDELTVEQWQAVVDVNLTGSFLCAQRAMAMMKAQKPQGGRIINNGSISAHTPRPNSAPYTSTKHAITGLTKSISLDGRAFDIVCSQIDIGNAVTPMTERMVKGEGVPQADGSMMIEPRMDVEHVASSAVHIARMPLDANVQFMTVMATKMPFVGRG
- the argJ gene encoding bifunctional glutamate N-acetyltransferase/amino-acid acetyltransferase ArgJ; its protein translation is MTDQVSPLAPASFPTLPAIAGVRTATVLSGIKYKNRDDVLVAELAPGTTVAGTLTRSTTPGAPVTWCRDILAKGSGRGLVVNAGNANVFTGAIGDASVRETASAAAGVLGCAPDEVFIASTGVIGEILPHDKIIAKLPDAKAKLTEGGWDAAAGAIRTTDTFAKGASATAEIGGKTVTIAGIAKGSGMVQPNMATMLSFVFTDAAVPAAILQEILSPAVDRTFNSITVDSDTSTSDTLLLFATGAAGNAAPASASDPALDSFKQALESVLRELALLVVRDGEGAQKLIEVRVTGAVSDDSARKIALSIANSPLVKTAIAGEDANWGRVVMAVGKSEQPIDVSRISIGFGGVDIAVDGKRNPNYDEAPVAAHLKGQEIGIDVCVGAGDGTATVWTCDLTHGYISINADYRS
- a CDS encoding peptidylprolyl isomerase — its product is MKHLRFRSALCVPALRFSLTALLPILALSAILSAFPAAAQTTNAAPQTKPAEQVAIDPATTVVATVGGEPIFLSEILQQIQQLPQQYQQAPMEQIYPPMLDRAIDSRLIAEAARKAGIQDRDEVKVRVKQAETDIISEVYMTDIVKDAVDEDALRKRYEETIKGDADAGEEVKARHILVANEDDAKAIIEELKKGADFAKLAEEKSTGPSGSSGGDLGYFTADAMVPAFSEAAFAMKAGEFTEVPVKTQFGWHIIKVEDRRAVQPPSFEQVQPQLAQDMTREILTKAVEELRSGVDIKRFGPDGSELQTK
- a CDS encoding GNAT family N-acetyltransferase, with protein sequence MESVTTERLAFRAPEPSDGDVLYALMNDFGIVRYLTSVPWPYTRPDADIYIERARAGRAEEKGLYYLILDRDASEPVGTIDLRFDPEETAHFGYWLATPVWGRGYASEALAALLDFGFGALGLRRIWGAAMPDNPASIRVMEKCGLAHAGTMLVKRPNFGDEVDMMQLDMLRSDWQARGGKVVPV
- the mutT gene encoding 8-oxo-dGTP diphosphatase MutT, which produces MSDTTAKPIVMVVAVGLIDADGRILLAQRPEGKSMAGLWEFPGGKVDPGESPEDALIRELQEELGIDTKESCLAPFTFASHAYEDFHLLMPLYLCRRWWGDITPQEGQAVKWVRPMRLKDYPMPPADVPLVAMLQDYL